The DNA window AGATCCAGGGTCTTCCCTGAGCCGCGCGGCCTATCATAAGGGCATCAGCCCCCGTATAGTCGAGCACAGCTCTGGCTTTAAGCGGGTCAGTAATGTCACCATTCGCGATAATCGGAATGGAAACTTTCTGCTTAACTGCCCGAATACTGTCGTACTCAGCATCTCCGTTAAACAAACAGGCGCGTGTGCGTCCGTGAATAGTCAGAGCCTGAATGCCACATTCTTCAGCCAGTTGGGCAATCTCTACACAGTTACGGTGTTCCGGTTCCCAACCGGTGCGAATCTTGAGAGTCACGGGAACGTCCACTGCCTTGACGACCGTCGTCAGGATTGACTTAACCTGATCGGGGTACTGCAAGAGGGCTGAACCTGCAAACTTACGATTCACCTTTTTAGCCGGGCACCCCATATTGATATCAATAATTTGGGCACCGCTTTCCACGTTAATTCGGGCGGCTGCAGCCATTTCTTCCGGAACGCTACCGGCGATTTGCACGGTACGAATACCGGGCTCATCAACATGTACCATCCGTAAACGAGATTTGTCACTTTCCCAAACCTGAGGGTTAGAAGACATCATCTCGGATACGGTCAATCCTGCTCCCATCTCGTAGCACAGCGTCCTGAATGGTCTGTCAGTAATGCCAGCCATTGGCGCTGCGATCAGGCGATTTCTGAGCTGGTATTGTCCGATACGCATGAGTTAAGAAATGACCATATGTGACTGCAAGGCGGCGTATATTACGCATTTTTTGCATGAGATGAAAGGCCAAACTTTAACCAATCCACTGAGATGGATCAAAGAATCGCTGTACAATTAAGCGACTATGAATAATTAACTATATAAATCATTGAATTAAGAATTTGCGTTGAATTTATCTACACATATAATTTTGCGTAACTTCTCGTTTTTTCTTCATCAGGTCACGGACTGACAAGATAATCTGCTGAATAAATCAACAAATTATCCCAACTTAATGTGACTATGCTCTCATTTTCAGAACATGATCGTGAAGCGTATCTTAAGATTACTCGACGACTACGAGACCATTTAGCGGCTGTGTCGGGCGATTGTTATCGTGATGCATGGTATGGCTGAAGTTTTCCAACTGTACGGCAGAAAGTGTCAGGGGATGTTTGAGGACAATCCAGGTGACGCCTTCGGAACAAGGTGGAGTGGTTAGAGAACCGCTGAACGGAGGGGTTGCACAGA is part of the Klebsiella huaxiensis genome and encodes:
- the dusB gene encoding tRNA dihydrouridine synthase DusB → MRIGQYQLRNRLIAAPMAGITDRPFRTLCYEMGAGLTVSEMMSSNPQVWESDKSRLRMVHVDEPGIRTVQIAGSVPEEMAAAARINVESGAQIIDINMGCPAKKVNRKFAGSALLQYPDQVKSILTTVVKAVDVPVTLKIRTGWEPEHRNCVEIAQLAEECGIQALTIHGRTRACLFNGDAEYDSIRAVKQKVSIPIIANGDITDPLKARAVLDYTGADALMIGRAAQGRPWIFREIQHYLDTGELLPPLPLAEVKRLLCAHVRELHDFYGQAKGYRIARKHVSWYLQEHAPNDQFRRTFNAIEDSSEQLAALEAYFENFA